In a single window of the Deinococcus yavapaiensis KR-236 genome:
- a CDS encoding glycosyltransferase family 2 protein codes for MNSNSNNATASFRPIKVVDVELSDPPAPLSELQGYGSVRCLVRLYGDPVGHVELPLAEDLRDAATLRARLVSHLEADLRRWHLTHFLQSVTETTEWSWTNALNARPEPWRGQLPSLTVAVCTRDRPDDLALCLEAISRLDYPDLDVVVVDNAPTSDATRELVRDHFAFVRYVREERPGLDFARNRAALEARGEIVAYTDDDVIVDSKWARAIGEVFAENPGVMAVTGLVAPYELETEAQVLFERYGGFGRGYERRWYGVDTRGGQLAAREAGGGGRFGTGANMAYRRRVFDDIGFFDPALDVGTVTNGGGDLEMFFRVLKAGHVLVYEPRAIVRHRHRRDIERLRTQLANNGVGFYSHLVRTFLHYPDERAGILRFGAWWFDAWSVRRFLKSLVRPQHVPREFITAELVGSLRGLSRYQRARENADKLARPTDPPFVPTARRHTPSSGGVAVRHLHIDTDVPAIGDVSAYAATFVVVFKRGRPIGQMQLGNWYHPLSASRLRDELVRHFGIALLDDRDANVYETVASSLKARYVGRTSLPATSVSILVATRDRPEDLRRALQGLTRQETKHDVEIVVVDNHPASNLTRDVVAAFPGVRLVSEARPGSSYARNAGIAACRGTIIAVTDDDLVIPESWLDRIVAPFERQDVMAVTGLILPLELETKPQQLFEEYGGLGRGYERFEVSSAWFRAFRRKAVPTWQLGATANAAFRASIFRDPRIGPMEEVLGAGRAAGVGEDTYLFYKILKAGGTIVYEPSAFVLHQHRRTMDALRRQLYAYSKGHVAYHLLTFLRHGDARALLQVGAFLPYWHTRRLAGYLRAWARGFSRSYPLSLTLLEVRGSLEGPAALWRSLREVRRLDEAARAGRDDPPGLPSRGGV; via the coding sequence GTGAACTCGAATTCGAACAACGCGACGGCTTCGTTTCGACCGATCAAGGTCGTGGACGTCGAATTGAGCGACCCGCCCGCTCCGCTTTCCGAACTGCAAGGCTACGGCTCGGTGCGTTGCCTCGTACGGCTGTACGGCGATCCTGTCGGCCACGTCGAACTGCCTTTGGCCGAGGATCTCCGCGACGCCGCGACGCTGCGCGCGCGACTCGTGTCCCACCTCGAAGCGGACCTGCGCCGCTGGCACCTCACGCACTTCCTGCAAAGCGTCACGGAAACGACCGAGTGGAGCTGGACGAACGCGCTGAACGCCCGTCCCGAACCTTGGCGCGGGCAACTGCCTTCCCTGACCGTCGCCGTGTGCACGCGCGACCGACCCGACGACCTCGCGCTGTGCCTCGAGGCTATCTCGCGCTTGGACTACCCGGACCTCGACGTCGTCGTGGTGGACAACGCGCCGACGTCGGACGCCACCCGCGAGCTCGTGCGCGACCACTTCGCGTTCGTGCGGTACGTGCGCGAAGAACGGCCCGGCTTGGACTTCGCACGCAACCGCGCCGCCCTCGAAGCGCGCGGCGAGATCGTCGCGTACACCGACGACGACGTGATCGTCGACTCGAAATGGGCGCGGGCGATCGGCGAGGTGTTCGCCGAGAATCCCGGCGTCATGGCCGTCACGGGCCTCGTCGCCCCGTACGAGCTGGAAACCGAAGCGCAAGTGCTCTTCGAACGCTACGGCGGCTTCGGACGCGGATACGAGCGACGCTGGTACGGCGTCGACACGCGTGGGGGCCAGCTCGCCGCCCGCGAGGCAGGCGGCGGAGGCCGCTTCGGTACGGGCGCGAACATGGCGTATCGTCGCCGCGTCTTCGATGACATCGGCTTCTTCGATCCCGCCCTCGACGTCGGCACCGTCACGAACGGCGGCGGCGACCTGGAGATGTTCTTCCGCGTCCTCAAGGCCGGGCACGTCCTCGTGTACGAACCGCGAGCGATCGTACGCCACCGCCATCGTCGCGACATCGAACGGTTGCGCACACAGCTCGCAAACAACGGCGTCGGCTTCTACTCGCACCTCGTGAGAACGTTCCTGCACTACCCCGACGAGCGGGCGGGCATCTTGCGCTTCGGCGCGTGGTGGTTCGACGCGTGGAGCGTGCGCCGCTTCTTGAAGTCGCTCGTGCGGCCTCAGCACGTGCCGCGCGAATTCATCACCGCCGAACTCGTCGGGTCGCTGCGCGGCCTGAGCCGCTACCAGCGCGCGCGTGAAAACGCCGACAAGCTCGCCCGGCCGACCGACCCGCCGTTCGTTCCCACCGCGCGTCGGCACACGCCGTCGAGTGGCGGCGTGGCCGTGCGGCACCTGCACATCGACACGGACGTGCCCGCCATCGGCGACGTGAGCGCGTACGCGGCCACCTTCGTGGTGGTGTTCAAGCGCGGTCGTCCGATCGGGCAGATGCAGTTGGGCAATTGGTATCATCCGCTCTCGGCGTCGCGCTTGCGCGACGAACTCGTGCGCCACTTCGGCATCGCCTTGCTCGACGACCGCGACGCGAACGTGTACGAGACCGTGGCGTCGTCCTTGAAAGCACGTTACGTCGGCCGAACTTCCTTGCCCGCGACGAGCGTGTCGATTCTCGTGGCGACGCGTGACCGACCCGAAGACTTGCGGCGTGCCTTGCAAGGGTTGACTCGTCAAGAGACGAAGCACGACGTCGAGATCGTCGTGGTGGACAACCATCCCGCGTCGAACCTCACGCGTGACGTCGTCGCGGCGTTTCCCGGCGTGCGGCTCGTCAGCGAAGCGCGGCCCGGTTCGTCGTACGCGCGCAACGCTGGCATCGCCGCTTGCCGGGGAACGATCATCGCCGTGACGGACGACGACCTCGTCATTCCCGAATCGTGGCTCGACCGGATCGTGGCGCCCTTCGAGCGGCAGGACGTCATGGCCGTCACGGGCCTCATCCTGCCGCTCGAACTCGAAACGAAACCTCAGCAGTTGTTCGAAGAGTACGGCGGCCTCGGGCGAGGCTACGAACGATTCGAAGTGAGCTCGGCGTGGTTTCGTGCATTTCGCCGCAAGGCCGTGCCGACGTGGCAACTCGGCGCGACGGCGAACGCCGCTTTTCGCGCCAGCATCTTCCGCGATCCGCGCATCGGGCCCATGGAGGAAGTTCTCGGAGCGGGCCGGGCCGCCGGTGTGGGCGAGGACACGTACCTGTTCTACAAGATCTTGAAGGCGGGCGGCACGATCGTGTACGAACCGAGCGCGTTCGTGCTGCATCAGCATCGCCGCACGATGGACGCCTTGCGGCGCCAACTCTACGCGTACAGCAAAGGCCACGTGGCCTACCACCTCCTGACCTTTTTGAGGCACGGCGACGCGCGAGCCTTGCTGCAAGTGGGCGCCTTCTTGCCGTACTGGCACACGCGGCGACTCGCCGGCTATTTGCGCGCGTGGGCGCGCGGTTTCTCGAGATCCTATCCGCTGTCGCTCACGCTGCTGGAAGTGCGCGGCTCCCTCGAAGGGCCCGCCGCGTTGTGGCGCTCCTTGCGGGAAGTGCGCCGCCTCGACGAGGCAGCGCGCGCGGGCCGCGACGATCCCCCCGGGCTCCCCTCGCGCGGAGGCGTATGA
- a CDS encoding ABC transporter ATP-binding protein, translated as MRGQIVLEHVGKKFRRYPPDRPRTLKDSFLRGWRGLSPREEFWGLRDVSFEVAPGRMLGLVGHNGAGKSTLLRLVGGVGRPDEGRIRVHGRLRALLDLGAGFSPDFTGRENVFLSGVISGLTRQEVRRRFDDIVAFAELEAFIDQPLRTYSSGMQMRLAFSVAVHTDPEVLLIDEVLAVGDLAFQRKCLERVASIKASGCTIVLVSHDENQVRELCDEVAWLSGGVLAWHGETNAVMDAYVAEMNDRTRRLTPSPAVQEAEQEHGSLRLGDNRLGTQEAQISRVRLFSSRGRPTGEITSGEGLRVEIEYDAPKLVPSPIFGVSVSREDGLVLYDVNTAATLGASVPDLHGRGRVTLTLDRVDLGSGQYFVDVGLFEREWAHAYDYHWHAYPLAVAAPTDGGLVRAPHRWNVETALEEAGTSRGPERG; from the coding sequence GTGCGCGGCCAAATCGTACTCGAACACGTCGGCAAGAAGTTCCGGCGATATCCGCCCGACCGTCCGCGCACCTTGAAAGACAGCTTTCTGCGCGGTTGGCGCGGCCTCTCGCCTCGCGAGGAATTCTGGGGGTTGCGCGACGTGTCCTTCGAAGTCGCGCCGGGACGCATGCTCGGCCTCGTCGGTCACAACGGCGCGGGCAAATCGACGCTGCTGCGCCTCGTCGGCGGCGTCGGACGGCCCGACGAGGGCCGCATCCGCGTACACGGTCGCCTGCGCGCCCTGCTCGACCTCGGCGCGGGCTTCAGCCCGGACTTCACGGGGCGTGAGAACGTCTTTCTCAGCGGCGTCATCTCGGGCCTCACGCGGCAGGAAGTGAGGCGGCGCTTCGACGACATCGTGGCCTTCGCGGAACTCGAAGCGTTCATCGACCAACCTCTGCGCACGTACAGCTCGGGCATGCAGATGCGCCTCGCCTTCTCGGTCGCCGTGCACACGGACCCCGAGGTGTTGCTCATCGACGAGGTGCTCGCCGTCGGCGATCTCGCGTTTCAACGCAAGTGCTTGGAGCGCGTCGCCAGCATCAAGGCGTCGGGCTGCACCATCGTCCTCGTGTCACACGACGAGAACCAAGTGCGTGAGCTGTGCGACGAAGTCGCGTGGCTCAGCGGCGGCGTCCTCGCTTGGCACGGCGAGACGAACGCGGTGATGGACGCGTACGTCGCCGAGATGAACGACCGAACGCGGCGCCTCACGCCTTCTCCCGCCGTTCAGGAGGCGGAGCAAGAGCACGGTTCCCTTCGGCTCGGCGACAACCGTCTCGGCACGCAAGAAGCTCAAATCAGCCGCGTGCGCTTGTTCTCGTCGCGCGGGCGACCCACGGGGGAAATCACGAGCGGCGAAGGCTTGCGCGTCGAAATCGAGTACGACGCGCCGAAACTCGTGCCGTCGCCGATCTTCGGCGTGAGCGTGTCGCGTGAGGACGGCCTCGTGCTGTACGACGTCAATACCGCCGCGACGCTCGGCGCGAGCGTTCCCGACCTCCACGGACGCGGGCGCGTGACGCTCACGCTCGACCGCGTCGACCTCGGCAGTGGACAGTACTTCGTGGACGTCGGCTTGTTCGAACGCGAGTGGGCACACGCGTACGACTACCACTGGCACGCGTATCCCCTGGCGGTCGCCGCGCCGACGGACGGCGGGCTCGTCCGCGCGCCGCATCGCTGGAACGTAGAAACCGCGCTGGAGGAAGCAGGGACGAGCCGCGGCCCCGAGCGCGGCTGA
- a CDS encoding glycosyltransferase family 2 protein, which produces MNSQAHEPLFSVIVAVYNAERFLDETLASIRRQTWRDFEVVMVDDGSTDASAEIAARYRDEDPRFTLLRTPNRGISPTRNHAIAHARGRWMAICDADDTWHPEKLERQASFIHAWPSTAPELLALGTAGYYINAASEVSKPHDLGNHTLSEVHDRFAREGVLGMINSSVVFRKDAFERLGGYREEYTPCEDTDLWTRFARVGAALNLPDRLTFYRRHGTNISDRHFVTMMLHVERIRENTRRLGRGLPELSAAAFEQTLRAEPEQYAKTMRHLRSELYRNKARSAWYNGRRAHGLVFRTVAAFMEPRVVLRQLRALLSSRAPE; this is translated from the coding sequence GTGAATTCTCAAGCGCACGAACCTTTGTTCTCGGTGATCGTCGCGGTGTACAACGCCGAACGCTTTCTCGACGAGACACTCGCGTCGATTCGCCGTCAAACATGGCGCGACTTCGAAGTCGTGATGGTCGACGACGGCTCGACGGACGCCAGCGCCGAAATCGCCGCTCGCTACCGCGACGAAGACCCTCGCTTCACGTTGCTGCGCACGCCCAACCGCGGAATCTCCCCGACGCGCAACCACGCCATCGCACACGCGCGCGGCCGGTGGATGGCGATTTGCGACGCGGACGACACCTGGCATCCCGAGAAGCTCGAACGCCAAGCCAGCTTCATTCACGCCTGGCCGTCGACCGCGCCCGAACTTCTCGCGCTCGGCACCGCCGGGTACTACATCAACGCCGCCTCGGAAGTCAGCAAGCCGCACGATCTCGGCAACCACACGTTGAGCGAAGTCCACGATCGCTTCGCCCGCGAGGGCGTGCTCGGCATGATCAACTCGTCCGTGGTCTTTCGCAAAGACGCCTTCGAGCGTCTCGGCGGGTACCGCGAAGAATACACTCCCTGCGAAGACACGGACTTGTGGACGCGCTTCGCGCGCGTCGGCGCGGCCTTGAACTTGCCCGATCGGCTCACGTTCTACCGTCGGCACGGCACGAACATCTCGGATCGACACTTCGTCACGATGATGCTGCACGTCGAGCGTATCCGGGAAAACACGCGCCGTCTCGGGCGAGGCTTGCCAGAATTGAGCGCCGCGGCGTTCGAGCAGACGCTGCGCGCCGAACCCGAGCAGTACGCCAAAACGATGCGGCACCTTCGCAGCGAGCTTTACCGCAACAAAGCGCGCTCGGCGTGGTACAACGGTCGCCGAGCGCACGGACTCGTGTTTCGTACGGTCGCGGCGTTCATGGAGCCGCGCGTCGTCTTGCGTCAACTTCGCGCGTTGCTTTCGAGCCGCGCGCCCGAGTGA
- a CDS encoding WD40 repeat domain-containing protein gives MNRTLTLALFCGLLSCTSCSTLLYAESSQSPPVTISSEETLNIGGVFASAIAFDATGTQLASGSGDGFVRLWNVASGHETRALHQPSAVNALAFSPDGHVVAAAGADANVRLWDARDGQALRTLTLGTYYLTDLAFSPDGTLLATASGDNSRVSGEANSVTLWNVATGERLATLIGHTDVVTSVAFDASGGKLASGSRDKTVRLWNVAARREERTLRGHSDFLTDVTFSPDGRLLATASLDTTVRLWNAASGQAMGELRGDGGPVSSVAFSPNSALIATGSEDGRVRAWNVEQGRVTTLLEGHTSAVTRVAFGASGVLASSGGRDKTVRVWRLTRP, from the coding sequence TTGTACGCCGAGTCGTCTCAATCGCCGCCCGTCACGATCTCCAGTGAGGAGACTTTGAACATAGGCGGCGTGTTCGCCTCTGCGATCGCGTTCGACGCGACCGGAACGCAACTCGCGAGCGGAAGCGGCGACGGCTTCGTACGCTTGTGGAACGTGGCGAGCGGGCACGAAACGCGCGCCTTGCATCAACCGTCCGCCGTGAACGCCCTTGCGTTCAGTCCCGACGGCCACGTGGTTGCCGCCGCCGGAGCGGACGCGAACGTGCGCTTGTGGGACGCGCGGGACGGGCAGGCTCTGCGCACCTTGACGTTGGGAACGTACTACCTCACCGACCTCGCGTTCAGTCCCGACGGAACGCTGCTCGCCACGGCGAGCGGCGACAACTCGCGGGTGTCGGGCGAGGCGAACAGCGTGACGCTGTGGAACGTCGCGACGGGTGAACGGCTCGCGACGCTGATCGGCCACACGGACGTCGTGACGTCCGTCGCGTTCGACGCGTCCGGCGGAAAGCTCGCGAGCGGCAGCCGCGACAAGACGGTGCGGCTGTGGAACGTCGCCGCGCGGCGCGAGGAGCGAACGTTGCGTGGCCACTCGGACTTCCTGACCGACGTGACGTTCAGTCCCGACGGTCGCCTTCTCGCCACCGCCAGCCTCGACACGACCGTGAGGCTTTGGAACGCCGCGAGCGGGCAGGCGATGGGCGAACTGCGCGGCGACGGTGGTCCCGTGTCGTCCGTCGCGTTCTCACCGAACTCGGCGTTGATCGCGACGGGCAGCGAGGACGGCCGCGTGCGGGCCTGGAACGTCGAGCAAGGACGTGTGACGACCTTGCTCGAAGGGCACACGAGCGCCGTCACGCGCGTCGCGTTCGGCGCTTCGGGCGTGCTCGCGTCGAGCGGCGGGCGTGACAAGACAGTGCGCGTGTGGCGTTTGACGCGCCCTTAA
- a CDS encoding ABC transporter permease, which yields MSVRSTPVRIARLAYLRDLTSELVSREVKVRYKGSVFGAAWSLMLPLAQLLVFTLLFRAALKLDIPNYPLFVFVGVLAWNWFQSSVLTAASAIVDNRELVRRPGFPTLVLPAVTVVTTLVHYLLALPVLLLFTLLSGVPLTYHALALLAVIAVQFVLTLGLAYLVASVQVLFRDVQHLLGVVMTLAFYLTPVFYSPASVPERYRLIYELNPVARLLDASRAVVLEGRAPHWSSLLIVAAIGVVLLALGLTVFRRTSARFAEEL from the coding sequence ATGAGCGTCCGTTCCACGCCCGTTCGAATCGCGCGGCTCGCGTATCTGCGCGACCTTACGAGCGAGCTCGTCTCGCGCGAAGTGAAGGTGCGCTACAAAGGCTCGGTCTTCGGCGCCGCTTGGTCGCTGATGCTGCCCCTCGCGCAACTGCTCGTGTTCACGCTGCTGTTTCGCGCCGCGTTGAAGCTCGACATTCCCAACTACCCGCTGTTCGTGTTCGTCGGGGTGCTCGCGTGGAACTGGTTTCAATCGTCGGTGCTGACGGCGGCGAGCGCGATCGTCGACAACCGAGAGCTCGTGCGGCGCCCGGGCTTTCCGACGCTCGTGTTGCCCGCCGTCACGGTCGTCACGACCCTCGTGCACTACCTGCTCGCGCTCCCGGTGCTGCTGCTCTTCACGCTTTTGAGCGGCGTCCCCCTCACGTACCACGCGCTCGCCCTGCTCGCGGTGATCGCCGTGCAGTTCGTGCTGACGCTCGGCCTCGCGTACCTCGTCGCGAGCGTGCAAGTGCTGTTTCGTGACGTTCAGCACCTGCTCGGCGTCGTCATGACCCTCGCGTTCTACCTCACGCCCGTCTTCTACTCGCCGGCGAGCGTCCCCGAACGCTACCGTCTCATTTACGAGCTCAATCCGGTCGCGCGTCTGCTCGACGCGAGCCGCGCGGTCGTGCTCGAAGGGCGCGCGCCCCACTGGAGTTCGTTGCTGATCGTCGCGGCGATCGGCGTGGTCCTCCTCGCGCTCGGGCTCACGGTGTTTCGCCGCACGAGCGCGCGCTTCGCCGAGGAACTCTGA
- a CDS encoding NAD-dependent epimerase/dehydratase family protein: MRFLITGGAGFIGSHIVEHALKRGLTVAVLDDLSEGRREFVPEGVPFFQVDVRDDAAVRAVFEDFRPDVVSHQAAQASVSVSVRDPLHDASVNVMGGLTILRAAVDARVSRVLFASSGGTVYGEVAPGTAAREDDPKLPISPYATSKLAFELYLETFRVQYGLSYTVLRYGNVYGPRQNPHGEAGVTAIFARLLLSGEPVRVNAARDGDAAGCVRDYVYVEDVAAVNVAAALAELGEDAVFNVGTGEGRTTLDVATALAGALGVPLDVRRGDYRAGDLQRCVLDVGRLREAWRAPTPFEEGMARTADWFREHDR; encoded by the coding sequence ATGCGTTTTCTGATCACGGGCGGAGCGGGCTTCATCGGCAGTCACATCGTCGAGCATGCTCTGAAACGCGGCCTCACGGTCGCCGTTCTCGACGATCTTTCCGAAGGTCGCCGTGAATTCGTACCCGAGGGCGTGCCGTTTTTTCAAGTGGACGTGCGCGACGACGCGGCCGTGCGGGCGGTCTTCGAGGACTTTCGCCCGGACGTCGTGAGCCATCAAGCGGCGCAAGCCAGCGTGTCGGTGAGCGTTCGCGATCCGCTGCACGACGCGAGCGTGAACGTCATGGGCGGCTTGACGATCTTGCGCGCCGCCGTGGACGCGCGAGTGTCGCGCGTTCTCTTCGCGAGCAGCGGGGGCACGGTGTACGGCGAGGTCGCGCCGGGAACGGCCGCGCGAGAGGACGACCCCAAGTTGCCGATCAGTCCGTACGCGACGAGCAAACTCGCGTTCGAGTTGTACCTCGAGACGTTTCGGGTACAGTACGGCCTTTCCTACACGGTCTTGCGGTACGGCAACGTGTACGGTCCGCGTCAGAATCCGCACGGCGAAGCGGGCGTCACGGCGATTTTCGCGCGCCTCTTGCTGTCGGGCGAGCCCGTGCGCGTGAACGCCGCACGCGACGGTGACGCCGCGGGCTGCGTGCGCGACTACGTGTACGTCGAGGACGTCGCCGCCGTCAACGTCGCGGCGGCCCTCGCGGAACTCGGCGAGGACGCGGTGTTCAACGTCGGAACGGGCGAGGGACGCACGACGCTCGACGTCGCGACGGCCCTCGCGGGCGCGCTCGGAGTGCCCCTCGACGTGCGGCGCGGCGACTACCGAGCGGGCGACTTGCAGCGCTGCGTGCTCGACGTTGGCCGCTTGCGCGAAGCGTGGCGCGCGCCGACGCCGTTCGAGGAGGGCATGGCGCGCACCGCCGATTGGTTCCGCGAACACGATCGCTGA
- a CDS encoding NPCBM/NEW2 domain-containing protein produces the protein MHTNRSARSFRLSLGLSIVTLALAACGVTPTPVTPQTQPALPEESSTESASAAWTLDTSNLLTAQGFVAGDNVLSGQTPVSATNGYGPFEKDMSNGGANAADGAVITLRGVKYTKGLGVHANSSLTYNLGGRCTSFTATVGVDDEVRGRGSVAFQVFADGVKLFDSGLVTGSSAVRNVNVNVAGKNELKLVVTDGGNGMDYDHADWANAMVRGCVTDAFLSDVSPVATTNGWGPVERDMSNGEQAAGDGTPISIRGAKYAKGIGTHANSSVTYNLGGKYASFTASLGVDDDVSGRGSVTFQVFADGVKLFDSGLVTGASPVMPVSLNIAGKNELKLVVTNGGDNLDYDHADWANAKVSSAAPTTVTPSPTPAPAPAPAPAPAPAPAPTPSPSIVYSAPIVISKGGTYSGNWESLDPSVPAVSIKTSEPVIIENSNIRGRGDLINGWYGRVTVRNVNGYGLNPNRSGWTTGRFLSLEEFYSVRVENSYMEGTTGMYFRKYIGSPAAGETVQIMRNRAKNIDGRTSNGVGGYDGNAYSRQFVQFNAVQQLPNAEIAWNEVVNEPNKSFVEDNISMYVSSGTATSPILIHDNYIQGGYPVQAATGGYSGGGIMVGDGITSDPLGNGYVNVYNNQVVSTTNYGLAIAGGIGSKVYNNRVLSSGLLPDGTKINAQNVGMYVWDMSGAAKLTPSTFGANVMQNNVSGWVKWNTDGTSFNNAWWMPDCGIGGGSCTGNTVLGAITLSTESQEFQTWQGKLASNNVKVGP, from the coding sequence ATGCACACCAACCGCTCCGCGCGTTCTTTCCGTCTGTCCCTTGGACTTTCCATCGTCACGCTCGCCCTCGCCGCCTGCGGCGTCACGCCGACCCCCGTCACGCCTCAAACGCAACCCGCTCTTCCCGAGGAATCGTCCACCGAAAGCGCGAGCGCGGCGTGGACGCTCGACACGAGCAACCTCTTGACGGCGCAAGGATTCGTGGCGGGCGACAACGTCCTCAGCGGCCAAACGCCCGTGAGCGCGACGAACGGCTACGGCCCCTTCGAGAAGGACATGAGCAACGGCGGGGCGAACGCCGCCGACGGAGCAGTCATTACACTGCGTGGCGTGAAGTACACCAAGGGCCTCGGCGTACATGCCAACTCCTCGTTGACGTACAACCTCGGCGGCCGCTGCACGTCCTTCACGGCGACCGTGGGCGTCGACGACGAAGTACGCGGGCGCGGCAGCGTGGCCTTCCAAGTGTTCGCCGACGGCGTCAAGCTCTTCGACTCGGGCCTCGTGACGGGCTCGAGCGCCGTTCGCAACGTCAACGTGAACGTCGCGGGCAAAAACGAGCTGAAGCTCGTCGTGACCGACGGCGGCAACGGCATGGACTACGACCACGCCGACTGGGCCAACGCCATGGTCCGCGGCTGTGTCACGGACGCGTTCCTGAGTGACGTTTCCCCTGTCGCCACCACGAACGGCTGGGGACCGGTCGAGCGGGACATGAGCAACGGCGAGCAGGCGGCGGGCGACGGTACGCCCATCTCGATTCGCGGCGCGAAGTACGCCAAGGGGATCGGCACGCACGCCAACTCCAGCGTGACGTACAACCTCGGCGGCAAGTACGCGTCCTTCACGGCCAGCCTCGGCGTGGACGACGACGTGAGCGGACGCGGCAGCGTGACCTTCCAGGTGTTCGCCGACGGCGTCAAGCTCTTCGACTCGGGCCTCGTGACCGGAGCCAGCCCCGTCATGCCCGTGAGCCTCAACATCGCGGGCAAGAACGAACTGAAACTCGTCGTGACGAACGGCGGCGACAACCTCGACTACGACCACGCCGACTGGGCCAACGCCAAGGTCAGCTCGGCCGCTCCGACGACCGTCACGCCGTCGCCTACGCCCGCTCCCGCCCCGGCACCTGCACCTGCACCTGCACCCGCCCCGGCGCCCACGCCTTCCCCTTCGATCGTCTACAGCGCGCCCATCGTCATCTCCAAGGGCGGCACGTACAGCGGCAACTGGGAAAGCCTCGATCCTTCCGTGCCCGCCGTCAGCATCAAGACGTCCGAGCCCGTCATCATCGAAAACTCGAACATTCGCGGACGCGGCGACCTCATCAACGGTTGGTACGGACGCGTCACGGTTCGCAACGTCAACGGCTACGGCCTCAACCCCAACCGCTCGGGCTGGACGACGGGCCGCTTCCTGAGCCTCGAGGAGTTCTACAGCGTCCGCGTCGAGAACAGCTACATGGAAGGCACGACCGGCATGTACTTCCGCAAGTACATCGGCAGCCCGGCGGCCGGCGAAACCGTCCAGATCATGCGCAACCGCGCCAAGAACATCGACGGTCGTACGAGCAACGGCGTGGGCGGTTACGACGGCAACGCGTACTCGCGGCAATTCGTGCAGTTCAACGCCGTGCAGCAACTCCCGAACGCCGAGATCGCGTGGAACGAAGTCGTCAACGAGCCCAACAAGAGCTTCGTCGAAGACAACATCAGCATGTACGTCTCGAGCGGCACGGCCACCAGCCCCATCCTCATCCACGACAACTACATCCAAGGCGGTTACCCCGTGCAAGCGGCGACGGGCGGATACAGCGGTGGCGGCATCATGGTCGGCGACGGCATCACGTCCGATCCTCTCGGCAACGGATACGTCAACGTCTACAACAACCAAGTCGTGAGCACCACGAACTACGGCCTGGCCATCGCGGGCGGCATCGGAAGCAAGGTGTACAACAACCGCGTCCTGTCGAGCGGCCTGCTGCCCGACGGCACCAAGATCAACGCTCAAAACGTCGGAATGTACGTGTGGGACATGAGCGGAGCCGCCAAGCTCACCCCGTCGACCTTCGGTGCGAACGTCATGCAGAACAACGTGTCCGGCTGGGTGAAGTGGAACACGGACGGCACGAGCTTCAACAACGCCTGGTGGATGCCCGACTGCGGCATCGGCGGCGGATCGTGCACGGGCAACACCGTCCTCGGCGCCATCACGCTCTCCACCGAAAGCCAAGAATTCCAAACGTGGCAGGGCAAGCTGGCCTCGAACAACGTCAAAGTCGGCCCCTGA
- a CDS encoding glycosyltransferase family 2 protein: MSIRSFSVIVALHNAERYLTRTLDALRAQTWRDFEVVMVDDGSTDASAEIAARYRDEDPRFTLLRTPNRGISPARNLAVRHSGGDWLAVCDADDTWHPEKLERQAAFIERWNEREHEPIVALGTSGLVINARDVITDVIDVQARPPWRELTRTPPIIVPFLLINSSVVMRRDAFDHVGGYRADYTPTEDTDLWVRLSEVGAVVNLPELLMSYRVHGTNVSEGAYIGMLLNAQRVFVNADRRANGLPEWTRDEYDVALRTDPERFRRVMRTLRHLAHYNKGRIAWDNDRKGRALWSLALSMIVDAPQTMQRVKSSRILRQLVRREPAPTLAPKRSL, from the coding sequence ATGTCGATCCGCTCGTTTTCAGTCATCGTGGCGCTTCATAATGCCGAGCGTTACCTGACGCGAACCCTTGACGCGCTGCGCGCGCAGACGTGGCGCGACTTCGAAGTCGTGATGGTCGACGACGGTTCGACGGACGCCAGCGCCGAGATCGCCGCTCGCTACCGCGACGAAGACCCTCGCTTCACGCTGCTGCGCACGCCCAACCGTGGCATTTCGCCCGCTCGCAACCTCGCCGTGCGTCACTCCGGCGGAGACTGGCTCGCCGTGTGCGACGCCGACGACACGTGGCATCCCGAGAAGCTCGAACGCCAAGCGGCATTCATCGAACGTTGGAACGAGCGCGAACACGAACCCATCGTCGCGCTCGGCACGAGCGGGCTCGTCATCAACGCGCGCGACGTCATCACGGACGTCATCGACGTGCAGGCCCGACCTCCCTGGCGCGAGCTCACGCGCACCCCGCCGATCATCGTGCCGTTCTTGCTGATCAACTCGTCCGTGGTGATGCGCCGCGACGCCTTCGACCACGTCGGTGGGTACCGCGCGGATTACACGCCGACCGAAGACACCGATTTGTGGGTGCGGCTTTCGGAAGTCGGCGCGGTCGTCAATCTCCCCGAGCTGCTCATGTCGTACCGCGTTCACGGAACGAACGTGTCGGAAGGCGCCTACATCGGCATGCTCCTCAACGCGCAGCGCGTCTTCGTGAACGCCGATCGTCGGGCGAACGGCTTGCCGGAATGGACGCGCGACGAGTACGACGTCGCGCTCAGAACCGATCCGGAGCGCTTTCGGCGCGTCATGCGCACCTTGCGTCACCTCGCGCACTACAACAAAGGTCGCATCGCGTGGGACAACGATCGCAAGGGGCGCGCCTTGTGGTCCTTGGCGTTGTCGATGATCGTGGACGCTCCGCAAACCATGCAGCGCGTCAAGTCGAGCCGTATCCTGCGGCAACTCGTGCGCCGCGAACCGGCTCCCACACTCGCCCCGAAGAGGTCGCTGTGA